One window of the Mycobacterium sp. SVM_VP21 genome contains the following:
- a CDS encoding ABC transporter permease — MTASSYVPAFARPLLRAYRMASEPTIRLGHMLVFFGRAAAGVPTVLRHYRKEFLRLLSDIAWGNGSIVVGGGTAGVAIVLGFTAGALVAIEGYNFLNLLGLGPATGIISSLVNTRELAPIMASMAFAMQAGCRFTAQLGAMRIAEEIDALDSIAIRPIPFLVTTRLLAATIAVIPLYVACLAITYLTCQLVTGIIGGGSIGPYTHYFTMMLSGKDIVYSVLKCVVFVWLASTVQCYYGFYASGGPEGVGVASGRAMRASITIVIMVNMLLTMALWSIDAGARFGG; from the coding sequence ATGACCGCGTCGTCCTATGTCCCGGCATTCGCGCGCCCGCTGCTGCGCGCCTACCGGATGGCGTCCGAGCCGACCATCCGCTTGGGACACATGCTGGTGTTCTTCGGCCGCGCCGCGGCCGGTGTTCCGACCGTGCTACGTCACTACCGCAAGGAGTTTCTGCGGTTGCTCTCCGACATCGCCTGGGGCAACGGCTCCATCGTGGTGGGTGGCGGCACCGCTGGGGTGGCGATCGTCCTGGGCTTCACCGCCGGTGCGCTGGTGGCGATCGAGGGCTACAACTTTCTGAATCTGCTGGGGCTGGGGCCCGCGACCGGCATCATCTCATCACTGGTCAACACCCGCGAGCTGGCACCGATCATGGCCTCGATGGCGTTCGCGATGCAGGCCGGTTGCCGCTTCACCGCGCAGCTCGGCGCCATGCGAATCGCCGAGGAGATCGACGCCCTCGATTCGATCGCGATCCGGCCCATTCCGTTCCTGGTCACCACCCGACTGCTGGCCGCGACCATCGCGGTGATCCCGCTCTACGTGGCCTGTCTGGCGATCACCTACCTGACCTGCCAGCTGGTCACCGGCATCATCGGCGGCGGCTCCATCGGCCCGTACACGCACTACTTCACAATGATGTTGAGCGGCAAGGACATCGTCTACTCCGTGCTCAAGTGCGTGGTGTTCGTGTGGCTGGCCTCTACCGTGCAGTGCTACTACGGCTTCTACGCCTCCGGCGGACCCGAAGGCGTCGGGGTGGCCTCCGGCCGGGCCATGCGGGCTTCCATCACGATCGTGATCATGGTCAACATGCTGCTGACGATGGCGCTGTGGAGCATCGACGCCGGCGCAAGGTTCGGTGGCTGA
- a CDS encoding LppA family lipoprotein produces MTNFGPIRGGLCRGLLVAAVSAVVPIAGCHLSRPYEPTAPSVAAEALAVLKSLPSFEDTQTQITATINEITAAAKQLIPSIGWETLDEGDGGNCERPYEQTDGKRYFLPDAVARNVPVSEQAWAKLEEAAKSAAAKLDATEVQVMQNQPGNHDVGFHGPTGLFIKVGYRGNLVVSGYTGCRLSREAK; encoded by the coding sequence ATGACGAATTTCGGGCCGATCCGCGGTGGACTATGCCGAGGGTTACTGGTCGCCGCGGTATCGGCCGTCGTGCCCATCGCGGGATGCCACCTGTCCCGACCGTATGAACCCACTGCGCCCAGCGTCGCCGCCGAGGCCTTGGCCGTGCTCAAGTCGTTGCCGTCGTTTGAGGACACTCAAACCCAGATAACCGCCACGATCAATGAAATAACCGCCGCCGCAAAACAACTCATCCCGTCCATCGGCTGGGAGACCCTGGACGAGGGAGATGGCGGAAATTGCGAGCGGCCATACGAGCAAACCGACGGTAAGCGCTACTTCCTGCCGGACGCGGTTGCCCGGAATGTCCCGGTGTCAGAGCAGGCCTGGGCCAAGCTCGAAGAGGCCGCCAAGTCGGCGGCCGCCAAGCTGGATGCCACCGAAGTGCAGGTGATGCAGAACCAGCCGGGCAATCACGACGTCGGCTTCCACGGTCCCACCGGCCTTTTCATCAAGGTCGGCTACCGCGGCAACCTGGTGGTCTCCGGCTACACCGGCTGCCGGCTGTCGCGTGAGGCGAAGTAA
- a CDS encoding MCE family protein gives MSAPPTATRSRRRVAALVSALTAGVLLVTAVAAYYLNPFGGHITVTAQFGSAAGLYEDNVVAVLGMPVGKVTKITPKGGYVEAEFTVDRNVKIPANVHAVTINTSILTARQVELTPAYTGGPVLADHTTIGLNRTRTPVAFDRVLDMLDRVSKSLSGDGNGNGPVADVINAAADIAGGNGAKIKSALSELSRALRLSSDRGEATGDQLTSIIVNLSSLMDAAARNDARLRQFGSTTRQLSQMLADEDFGAGRTGRKFNEIITQATALLQANRDNLKQSILNGDTAVTTLVDKQRDLAELIDLLPLALDNIYNAVDTNNGAIRAHTLVDKSLVDSQSTKELCNMMHLRQLGCGTGTLADYGPDFGLTYVLDGLSMMGQ, from the coding sequence ATGAGCGCCCCGCCGACCGCCACCCGCAGCCGCCGCCGTGTCGCCGCGCTGGTGAGTGCGCTGACCGCAGGAGTACTGCTCGTCACTGCCGTGGCCGCCTACTACCTCAACCCGTTCGGCGGACACATCACCGTCACCGCCCAATTCGGCAGCGCCGCAGGCCTCTACGAGGACAATGTGGTTGCGGTGCTCGGAATGCCGGTGGGCAAGGTCACCAAGATCACCCCGAAGGGCGGGTACGTCGAGGCCGAGTTCACCGTCGACCGCAACGTAAAGATCCCAGCCAACGTGCACGCGGTGACCATCAACACCTCGATCCTCACCGCTCGGCAAGTCGAACTGACGCCAGCCTATACCGGCGGTCCGGTGTTGGCCGACCACACCACTATCGGGCTGAACCGCACCCGGACACCAGTGGCATTCGATCGTGTGCTTGACATGCTCGACAGGGTTTCGAAGTCGCTCAGCGGCGACGGCAACGGCAACGGGCCGGTAGCCGACGTGATCAACGCCGCCGCCGACATCGCCGGCGGCAACGGCGCGAAGATCAAGTCGGCCCTGAGCGAATTGTCTCGGGCGTTGCGACTGAGCTCCGACCGCGGCGAGGCGACCGGTGATCAGTTGACCTCGATCATCGTCAATCTTAGCTCGCTGATGGACGCGGCGGCCCGCAATGACGCGAGGCTGCGTCAATTCGGTTCCACCACCCGCCAATTGAGTCAGATGCTCGCCGACGAGGACTTCGGGGCGGGACGCACTGGGCGTAAGTTCAACGAGATCATCACGCAGGCGACCGCCCTGCTGCAAGCCAACCGTGACAACCTCAAGCAGAGCATCCTCAACGGCGACACTGCCGTAACCACCCTCGTGGATAAGCAGCGCGACCTGGCGGAGCTAATAGACCTGCTACCGCTGGCGCTGGACAACATCTACAACGCCGTCGACACCAACAACGGGGCGATCCGGGCTCACACCCTGGTCGACAAGAGCCTGGTCGACAGTCAAAGCACCAAGGAGCTGTGCAACATGATGCATTTGCGGCAATTAGGCTGCGGCACCGGAACCTTGGCGGATTACGGCCCGGACTTCGGGCTGACGTACGTCCTCGACGGACTCTCGATGATGGGGCAGTAG
- a CDS encoding NDMA-dependent alcohol dehydrogenase: MKTKGALLWELNSPWRVDEIELGDPVEGEVQVRMHAAGMCHSDYHLTTGATPMALPALGGHEGAGVITKVGKGVTGFEEGDHVVMAFIPACGNCRPCMKGFRSLCDRGAVLLGGKAIADGTNRIHAGSHEVSAMNLLGTFSPYMTVHQDSVVKIDKDVPFETAAIMGCAVPTGFGSATNVAEVKPGETVIIIGVGGIGMSALQGAVLSGARRVIAIDPVPFKRDQAVKFGATHVYPSMAEAIMPVMEETWGLMADKVIIAVGDMKGEYIEEALILTAKTGTCVVTGMGSMVDADVKLNLFLFTMLQKTLKGNIFGGGSSHIETPKLVGLYKSGLLKIDEMITTTYKLEDINTGYQDMVDGKNIRGVITYDESDW, translated from the coding sequence ATGAAGACCAAGGGCGCATTGTTGTGGGAGCTGAACTCGCCGTGGCGGGTCGACGAGATCGAGCTGGGCGACCCGGTTGAAGGCGAAGTCCAGGTCCGGATGCACGCCGCCGGGATGTGCCACTCCGACTATCACCTGACCACCGGAGCCACCCCGATGGCCCTGCCCGCGCTGGGCGGGCACGAGGGCGCCGGCGTCATCACCAAGGTGGGCAAGGGCGTCACCGGCTTCGAAGAGGGCGACCACGTCGTGATGGCCTTCATCCCGGCCTGCGGCAACTGTCGGCCGTGCATGAAGGGCTTCCGTTCGCTGTGTGACCGCGGCGCGGTGCTGCTGGGCGGCAAGGCCATCGCCGACGGCACCAACCGGATCCACGCCGGTTCGCACGAAGTCTCGGCGATGAACCTGCTCGGCACGTTCTCGCCTTACATGACCGTGCACCAGGACTCCGTCGTCAAGATCGACAAGGATGTACCGTTCGAGACCGCGGCCATTATGGGTTGCGCGGTGCCGACCGGGTTCGGTTCGGCCACCAACGTCGCCGAGGTCAAGCCCGGTGAGACCGTGATCATCATCGGTGTCGGGGGTATCGGCATGAGCGCCCTGCAGGGCGCGGTGCTTTCCGGCGCCCGCCGCGTCATCGCGATCGACCCGGTGCCGTTCAAGCGTGACCAGGCCGTCAAGTTCGGCGCCACCCACGTCTACCCGTCGATGGCCGAGGCGATCATGCCGGTCATGGAGGAGACCTGGGGCCTGATGGCCGACAAGGTGATCATCGCCGTCGGCGACATGAAGGGCGAGTACATCGAAGAGGCGCTGATCCTGACCGCCAAGACCGGAACCTGCGTGGTCACCGGCATGGGCTCGATGGTCGACGCGGACGTCAAGCTGAACCTGTTCTTGTTCACCATGTTGCAGAAGACGTTGAAGGGCAACATCTTCGGCGGCGGCAGCTCGCACATCGAGACGCCCAAGCTGGTGGGGCTGTACAAGTCCGGGCTGCTCAAGATCGACGAGATGATCACCACGACTTACAAGCTCGAGGACATCAACACCGGCTACCAGGACATGGTCGACGGCAAGAACATCCGTGGCGTCATCACCTACGACGAGTCGGACTGGTAG
- a CDS encoding MCE family protein, translated as MRFRGPLIGLSIFMVVSMVLTWLVYATLRRDVSGATTPYAAVFTDVYGLREGDDVRMAGVRVGRVDEVALEGKLAKVSFIVQSNQKLYANTVASVTYQNIIGQRYLGLSLGKDGEYTGGDERVLPRGGVIGVDHTEPSFDVGALLNGFKPLMSLLDPKQADDLTRGVLESLQGDQASITALVDQSSTLTATLAGRDEVLGDLITSLNRLTGTIAGQNDQLDHALTQARRAVADLDSRRPALQSSVGSLAQVTRQLSTIADEVFPSLDEMINREPGFSKHMAGIEPQLAFTGDNLPLLLKGLGRVLGDGAYGSTYVCDLNITGFFPGLNDITTIIVNAATPGNATPITMKNLAWHTPRCRNTVNG; from the coding sequence ATGAGATTCCGCGGCCCGCTGATCGGACTGTCCATCTTCATGGTCGTCTCGATGGTGCTGACCTGGCTGGTCTATGCCACGCTGCGCCGCGACGTCTCTGGTGCGACGACGCCGTATGCGGCCGTGTTCACCGATGTGTACGGCCTGCGCGAAGGCGACGACGTCCGGATGGCCGGGGTCCGGGTGGGCCGGGTCGACGAGGTGGCATTGGAAGGGAAGTTAGCGAAGGTCTCGTTCATCGTCCAAAGCAACCAGAAGCTGTATGCCAACACCGTCGCGTCGGTGACCTACCAGAACATTATCGGGCAGCGTTATCTCGGGCTGTCGCTGGGCAAAGACGGCGAGTACACCGGGGGGGACGAACGAGTGCTGCCCCGCGGCGGCGTGATCGGGGTGGACCACACCGAACCGTCCTTCGACGTCGGCGCGCTGCTCAACGGCTTCAAACCGTTGATGTCGCTGCTGGATCCCAAGCAGGCCGACGATCTGACCCGGGGTGTGCTGGAGTCGCTGCAAGGCGACCAGGCGTCTATCACCGCACTGGTGGATCAGTCGTCGACGCTCACCGCGACGCTGGCCGGGCGCGACGAGGTGCTCGGCGACCTCATCACCAGCCTGAACCGGCTTACCGGCACCATCGCCGGGCAGAACGATCAGTTGGACCACGCGCTGACGCAGGCCCGGCGAGCGGTCGCCGACCTAGACTCGCGTCGCCCGGCATTGCAGTCCTCGGTCGGCTCCCTGGCCCAGGTGACCCGGCAGCTGTCGACGATCGCCGACGAGGTCTTCCCCTCCCTGGATGAGATGATCAACCGGGAACCCGGGTTCTCCAAGCACATGGCCGGAATCGAGCCGCAGCTGGCTTTCACCGGCGACAACCTGCCACTGCTGCTCAAAGGCCTGGGTCGGGTACTCGGGGACGGCGCCTACGGCTCCACGTATGTCTGCGACCTGAACATCACCGGGTTCTTTCCCGGCCTCAACGACATCACCACGATCATCGTCAACGCCGCCACGCCCGGCAACGCCACGCCCATCACCATGAAGAACCTGGCCTGGCACACCCCGAGATGCAGGAACACCGTCAATGGATAA
- a CDS encoding phosphodiester glycosidase family protein has protein sequence MSTPVALARRLAAGCAAVLLCASLAIGPGQPTAHAAAQDQLAAAIARTPGSYLVYNFGSGHPTPLLNAAGDWYEMSGGGHLVVLKSASQRIEPHLLVDSHSGAQGRCERDPRARTSEGLMQASELYTPLQAWQMLGRPTVAINANFFDIRGQRGGSWRTTKCSSPLGAYVDNTRGNGRANVAVTGTVPYAGKQGLSGGNEHWSTLTTMILPTRGAPYVLWPRGGRDGGDYDAAGPTITGLVERGDRFVAVSGLGLLAPGVTGQLNDGGPSAARTAVGYSRAKDELYIFQGGHYTPDNMQDLFRGLASDHAILLDGGSSSAVVLRRDAGGMWTGAGVPRGSCDTAQVLCDAHERGLPSWLGFN, from the coding sequence GTGTCGACTCCAGTGGCTCTGGCGCGCCGGCTGGCGGCTGGCTGCGCCGCGGTGCTGCTCTGCGCAAGCCTGGCGATCGGCCCGGGCCAGCCGACCGCGCATGCCGCCGCCCAAGACCAGTTGGCCGCCGCTATCGCGCGGACACCGGGCTCCTATCTGGTGTACAACTTCGGGAGCGGGCATCCCACACCGCTGCTCAACGCCGCCGGCGACTGGTATGAGATGTCCGGGGGTGGGCATCTGGTGGTCCTCAAGTCGGCCTCGCAGCGCATCGAGCCGCACCTACTGGTCGACAGCCATAGCGGCGCTCAGGGCCGCTGCGAACGCGATCCACGGGCCCGCACCAGCGAGGGGCTGATGCAGGCCTCCGAGCTCTACACCCCGCTGCAGGCCTGGCAGATGCTGGGGCGGCCGACGGTGGCGATCAACGCCAACTTCTTCGACATCCGCGGCCAGCGAGGGGGATCCTGGCGAACCACCAAGTGCAGTTCCCCGCTGGGGGCTTACGTCGACAACACCCGCGGCAACGGCCGGGCCAACGTCGCCGTCACCGGCACCGTCCCCTACGCCGGCAAGCAAGGGCTGTCCGGCGGCAACGAGCACTGGTCGACGCTGACCACGATGATCCTGCCGACTCGCGGCGCACCTTATGTGTTGTGGCCGCGCGGCGGACGCGACGGTGGGGACTACGACGCGGCCGGGCCGACGATCACCGGTCTGGTGGAACGCGGGGACCGGTTCGTCGCGGTGAGCGGACTGGGACTGCTGGCCCCGGGCGTCACCGGGCAACTCAACGACGGCGGGCCGAGCGCGGCACGCACCGCCGTGGGCTATTCGCGAGCCAAAGACGAGCTGTACATCTTCCAGGGCGGCCACTACACACCCGACAACATGCAGGATCTGTTCCGCGGCCTGGCCAGCGACCACGCCATCCTGCTCGACGGCGGTTCGTCGTCGGCTGTGGTGCTGCGCCGCGACGCCGGCGGCATGTGGACCGGCGCCGGCGTGCCCCGCGGATCCTGTGACACCGCACAGGTACTGTGCGACGCGCACGAACGCGGGCTGCCCAGCTGGCTCGGATTCAATTAA
- a CDS encoding pirin family protein: MTALLDVRRAADRAVTQAPWLTSRHSFSFNDYYDPTNTHHGLLLVNNEDVVAPGAGFDTHPHRDAEIVTWVLSGALSHRDSIGNAGVIHPGLAQRMSAGTGILHSEKNESSSEPVHFIQMWIMPDIPGRTPGYQQHDIGDALAGGGLITVASGSAPDAAISIGNAGATLYVARLQPGDHVGLPDSPYAHLFVAIGHVDLEGAGALHTGDAVRCIGVGGQRLTASAPSEVLIWDMRSRLGE; the protein is encoded by the coding sequence ATGACGGCCCTGCTCGATGTGCGACGGGCTGCCGATCGCGCAGTCACCCAAGCGCCGTGGCTCACCTCGCGGCATTCGTTCTCGTTCAACGATTACTACGATCCGACTAACACCCATCACGGACTGCTGCTGGTAAACAACGAAGACGTCGTCGCGCCCGGCGCCGGCTTTGATACCCACCCCCACCGCGACGCCGAGATCGTCACCTGGGTGCTGTCCGGCGCGCTGAGCCATCGCGATTCGATCGGCAATGCAGGCGTCATCCATCCCGGCCTGGCGCAACGGATGTCGGCGGGCACCGGCATTCTGCATTCGGAGAAGAACGAATCTAGCAGCGAGCCAGTGCATTTCATTCAGATGTGGATCATGCCGGACATCCCGGGGCGCACTCCCGGCTACCAGCAGCACGACATCGGCGATGCCCTGGCGGGCGGTGGGCTGATCACCGTCGCCTCGGGCAGTGCCCCGGACGCCGCGATCAGCATCGGCAATGCGGGCGCGACGCTGTACGTCGCGCGACTGCAGCCCGGAGACCATGTCGGACTACCTGACTCGCCGTATGCCCACCTGTTCGTCGCGATCGGCCATGTCGATCTCGAGGGCGCCGGCGCGCTGCACACCGGCGACGCGGTCCGCTGCATCGGCGTCGGCGGTCAACGCCTTACCGCGTCCGCCCCGTCGGAGGTCCTGATCTGGGACATGCGCAGCCGACTCGGTGAATGA
- a CDS encoding Mce protein: MSDREDEQAADHVEPAVEAAETEAAETESAESAEPVAADETAGEAAGLEGRTGALKPNRRWIAAAVLALGLIGATYEGWLLFAHHQRTVAAAQALEAAEKYTLVLTSVDPNAIDKNFAEILDGATGEFKDVYSASSEQLRQLLIDNKASAHGTVIDSAVKSATKNQVEVLLFVDQSVSNKTAPQAQIDRSRIVITMEKVKGRWLAAKVEMP, encoded by the coding sequence GTGTCGGACCGTGAGGACGAACAAGCGGCCGACCACGTCGAACCGGCGGTCGAGGCCGCCGAAACCGAGGCCGCCGAAACCGAGTCGGCTGAGTCCGCCGAGCCGGTAGCCGCTGACGAGACCGCCGGCGAAGCCGCTGGGCTCGAGGGACGCACCGGCGCCCTGAAACCGAATCGGCGCTGGATCGCCGCGGCGGTGCTGGCGCTGGGCCTGATCGGAGCGACCTACGAGGGCTGGCTGCTGTTCGCCCACCACCAGCGCACGGTGGCCGCCGCGCAGGCACTGGAAGCTGCCGAGAAGTACACCCTGGTGCTCACCAGTGTGGACCCCAACGCGATCGACAAGAACTTTGCCGAAATCCTGGACGGAGCCACCGGCGAGTTCAAGGACGTCTACAGCGCGTCCAGTGAACAACTGCGCCAACTGCTGATCGACAACAAAGCGTCCGCGCACGGTACCGTCATCGACTCGGCGGTCAAATCCGCCACCAAGAACCAGGTTGAGGTGCTGCTGTTCGTCGATCAGTCGGTGAGCAACAAGACCGCCCCCCAGGCGCAGATCGACCGCAGCCGGATCGTGATCACCATGGAGAAGGTGAAGGGTCGTTGGCTGGCAGCCAAGGTTGAGATGCCCTAG
- a CDS encoding MCE family protein — translation MDNQSLRRWRSRTLESYNTTWLGFAALAVVAVVVAAALLVKLAGFGYTRYTAEFAQAAALAPGNPIVIAGIEVGRVTSMRLAGDHVEAGFTVRNNIPLGKDTGAKIQVMTILGSRYLRLEPDGPGSLPDKRIPLAHTEVPYSLESLLEDATTTFDQVDSDQFGQSLAVLGQQLSGLPPVVPQAMANLHTLSKITADRRDQLGTLLASTQRVANTLHNQQTNLGNLVDQGQDFLGELVARQHTFHAMLAALTSLVGQLNNIVVSDRTMLDDMLANLRALSDMLGQHDDLLRSLLQAAPPPLRGLTNATGYGPAFETYLVNGMAIDSWMCAISGRAKQFGMIEYFKDCK, via the coding sequence ATGGATAATCAGTCGCTCCGCAGGTGGCGCTCCCGGACACTGGAGTCCTACAACACCACCTGGCTGGGGTTCGCGGCATTGGCGGTTGTCGCGGTCGTCGTCGCCGCGGCGCTGCTGGTCAAGCTGGCCGGCTTCGGCTACACCCGCTACACCGCGGAGTTCGCCCAGGCCGCGGCGCTGGCGCCGGGCAATCCCATCGTGATCGCGGGCATCGAGGTGGGCCGGGTAACGAGCATGCGGCTCGCCGGCGATCACGTCGAGGCCGGTTTTACCGTGCGCAACAACATTCCGCTGGGCAAAGACACCGGGGCCAAAATCCAGGTGATGACGATCCTCGGGTCGCGCTACCTGCGACTGGAACCCGACGGCCCGGGTTCGCTGCCCGACAAACGGATCCCGCTCGCCCACACCGAGGTGCCCTATTCGCTGGAGTCGCTGCTAGAGGACGCCACCACCACATTCGACCAGGTCGACTCCGACCAGTTCGGCCAGTCCCTGGCCGTGCTCGGCCAACAGCTGAGCGGGCTGCCCCCGGTGGTTCCACAGGCGATGGCCAATCTGCACACGCTGTCGAAGATCACCGCCGACCGGCGTGATCAGCTCGGCACCCTGCTCGCCAGCACCCAGCGGGTGGCCAACACCTTGCACAACCAGCAGACGAACCTGGGCAACCTGGTCGATCAGGGCCAGGATTTCCTCGGGGAACTGGTAGCGCGACAGCACACCTTCCACGCCATGCTGGCTGCGCTGACCAGTCTGGTGGGTCAACTGAACAACATCGTGGTCAGCGACCGGACGATGCTCGACGACATGCTGGCCAACCTGCGTGCGCTATCCGACATGCTCGGCCAGCATGACGACCTGCTGCGCAGCCTGCTGCAGGCCGCACCGCCGCCATTGCGGGGTCTGACCAATGCCACCGGCTACGGACCGGCTTTCGAAACCTACCTAGTTAACGGGATGGCGATCGACTCGTGGATGTGCGCGATCAGTGGCCGCGCCAAGCAGTTCGGCATGATCGAGTACTTCAAGGACTGCAAATGA
- a CDS encoding MlaD family protein, whose product MANSLDTDGRGPSEQQLLGAGIAVLLVIALTTGGLLAKSTGMLNSYVRVVADLINVGDGLPAQSDVKYHGLLVGNVTDVIPAAYGKPNYVHINLKPDYAKDIPHSVTARVVPSNVFAVSSIQLVDSGTGGPTIRTGTHIAENGELSTVIFQTTVSKLRDILAATGRGREDHSLGILAAVGAATDNRRVALLNAGAHMSRLLDQLNGIVATDPGPSTVSALLDATHGLQSTAPDLVDALHQAVEPMRAFAQKRAELASLVGGGQHTVGVAREALDNHIDQLIQITHDLTPVVGVLANNADKYVPIFTRVNRLSEKFFDHFYDPDLVSKNTRFNLSFTPMHTYTRADCPQYGELKGPSCFTAPMIEVRSELPENMLPQNYHFPAGLEPPAGTEIGPDGNLRAVGPPLVNPNRSLEGTNPPLPWWTGPAPRIPSTGDPLDLGPPPPPEPPIPSLPHAPEWQPASPMAPAAPAAFGGNVGPVGSQAERNQLGLITGQREPASVAAQLLLGPVARGNAVSFVPADTGGHK is encoded by the coding sequence ATGGCCAACTCGCTCGACACCGACGGCCGCGGCCCCTCCGAACAGCAACTGCTGGGCGCGGGGATCGCGGTCCTGCTGGTGATCGCGCTGACCACCGGCGGCCTGTTGGCCAAGTCCACCGGCATGCTCAACTCCTACGTGCGGGTGGTGGCCGACCTGATCAACGTCGGCGACGGGCTGCCGGCCCAGTCCGACGTCAAGTACCATGGCCTGCTAGTCGGTAATGTCACCGACGTGATCCCCGCCGCCTACGGCAAACCCAACTACGTACACATCAACCTCAAGCCCGACTACGCCAAGGACATCCCGCATTCGGTGACCGCCCGCGTGGTGCCGTCCAACGTTTTCGCGGTCTCGTCCATCCAGCTGGTGGACTCCGGAACCGGTGGACCCACCATCCGTACCGGCACCCACATCGCCGAGAACGGCGAACTGTCCACGGTGATCTTCCAGACCACCGTGTCCAAACTGCGCGACATCCTGGCCGCCACCGGTCGCGGGCGCGAAGACCACAGTCTGGGCATCCTGGCCGCCGTCGGCGCGGCCACCGACAATCGGCGCGTCGCGTTGCTCAATGCGGGCGCGCACATGTCCCGGCTGCTCGATCAGCTCAACGGCATCGTCGCCACCGACCCCGGCCCATCGACCGTCTCGGCCTTGCTCGATGCCACCCATGGCCTGCAGTCCACCGCTCCCGACCTCGTCGACGCGCTGCACCAGGCCGTCGAACCGATGCGCGCGTTCGCCCAGAAGCGCGCCGAGTTGGCCTCGTTGGTCGGCGGTGGCCAGCACACCGTGGGTGTGGCCCGGGAAGCCCTGGACAACCACATCGACCAACTGATCCAGATCACCCACGACCTCACGCCCGTTGTTGGCGTGCTGGCCAACAACGCCGACAAGTACGTCCCGATCTTCACCCGGGTCAATCGGCTCTCCGAGAAATTCTTCGACCACTTCTACGACCCCGACCTCGTCTCCAAGAACACGCGGTTCAACCTGTCGTTCACCCCGATGCACACTTACACCCGCGCGGACTGCCCGCAGTACGGCGAGCTGAAGGGGCCGAGCTGCTTCACCGCGCCGATGATCGAGGTGCGTTCCGAGCTGCCTGAGAACATGCTGCCGCAGAACTACCACTTCCCGGCCGGCCTGGAACCGCCGGCGGGCACCGAGATCGGCCCGGATGGGAACCTCCGTGCCGTCGGACCGCCCCTGGTCAACCCGAATCGCAGCCTGGAGGGCACCAACCCGCCGCTGCCGTGGTGGACCGGCCCGGCCCCCCGGATTCCCAGCACCGGCGACCCGCTCGACCTCGGCCCGCCGCCTCCGCCCGAGCCGCCAATCCCGTCACTGCCGCATGCACCGGAGTGGCAGCCGGCCTCCCCGATGGCGCCCGCGGCCCCCGCGGCCTTCGGCGGCAACGTGGGTCCGGTCGGCAGCCAGGCCGAACGCAACCAGCTGGGCCTGATCACCGGCCAGCGTGAGCCGGCATCTGTGGCGGCGCAGCTGCTGCTCGGCCCGGTCGCCCGCGGTAACGCGGTCTCGTTCGTACCCGCCGACACGGGAGGCCACAAATGA
- a CDS encoding ABC transporter permease has protein sequence MTTQDDRDLAAEPALDGVAAIQDWTAGYVNRHPLASLTTVGEQCVLAVRTVQYFFSDLFGGRFQWGEFVRQSAFMANTAVLPTVLVALPIGVTLSIQFALLANQVGATSLAGAAAGLAVIRQAASLVAAMLMAAAVGSAITADLGSRTMREETDAMEVMGVSVIRRLVVPRFAAAIMIGVALTGITCFVGFLASYLFNVYFQKGAPGSFVATFSSFATTGDMIVALIKAVVYGAIVAVVSCQKGLSTRGGPAGVANSVNASVVESILVLMIVNVGISELYNVLYPRTGL, from the coding sequence ATGACCACCCAGGACGACCGCGACCTCGCCGCCGAGCCTGCGCTCGACGGAGTGGCAGCCATCCAGGACTGGACCGCCGGTTATGTCAACCGCCACCCGCTGGCCTCGCTGACCACCGTCGGCGAACAGTGCGTCCTGGCGGTGCGCACCGTGCAGTACTTCTTCTCCGACCTGTTCGGCGGCCGATTCCAATGGGGCGAGTTCGTCCGGCAGAGCGCCTTCATGGCCAACACCGCTGTGCTGCCGACGGTTTTGGTCGCATTGCCGATCGGGGTCACGCTCTCCATTCAGTTCGCGCTGCTGGCCAACCAGGTCGGCGCCACCTCACTGGCCGGCGCGGCTGCCGGGCTCGCTGTCATCCGGCAGGCTGCCTCGCTGGTGGCGGCCATGCTGATGGCCGCCGCGGTCGGGTCGGCCATCACCGCCGACCTGGGTTCGCGAACCATGCGCGAGGAGACCGACGCCATGGAGGTGATGGGCGTCTCGGTGATCCGTCGGCTGGTGGTCCCCCGCTTCGCCGCGGCCATCATGATCGGCGTAGCGCTGACCGGAATCACCTGCTTCGTAGGCTTTTTGGCCAGCTACCTGTTCAACGTGTATTTCCAGAAGGGCGCGCCCGGCAGTTTCGTGGCCACGTTCTCCTCGTTCGCCACCACCGGCGACATGATCGTCGCGCTGATCAAGGCCGTGGTCTACGGCGCGATCGTCGCGGTGGTGTCCTGCCAGAAGGGACTGTCCACCCGCGGCGGTCCGGCCGGCGTCGCCAACTCGGTGAACGCTTCGGTGGTCGAGTCGATCCTGGTTCTGATGATCGTCAATGTCGGCATCAGCGAGCTCTATAACGTGCTCTACCCACGGACGGGGCTGTGA